In the genome of Photobacterium sp. TY1-4, one region contains:
- the queE gene encoding 7-carboxy-7-deazaguanine synthase QueE: protein MYKINEVFETIQGEGVFTGVPAIFVRLQVCPVGCAWCDTKQTWTAEPQDHTTLDQVMAKTSDSPLWTNLDAQGVVKLLHDQGYTARHVVITGGEPCIYDLQPLTAALEQAGFRCQIETSGTSEVLATENTWVTVSPKINMKAKLPVLPSALMRADEIKHPVGTEKDIAQLDQLLNGVSLKPDVSIALQPISQKARATALCIETCVKRNWRLSIQTHKYLAIA from the coding sequence GTGTACAAAATTAACGAAGTCTTTGAAACCATTCAGGGTGAAGGTGTATTTACCGGGGTTCCTGCCATTTTCGTCCGTTTGCAAGTGTGCCCGGTTGGCTGTGCATGGTGCGATACCAAGCAAACCTGGACGGCGGAGCCACAGGATCACACAACCTTAGATCAAGTGATGGCCAAGACCTCCGACTCGCCGCTCTGGACCAATCTTGACGCACAAGGCGTGGTAAAATTACTTCACGATCAAGGATATACTGCTCGTCACGTAGTGATCACCGGGGGGGAGCCATGTATCTATGACCTGCAACCGCTGACCGCAGCGCTGGAGCAAGCCGGATTCCGCTGTCAGATTGAAACCAGCGGCACCTCTGAAGTTCTGGCGACTGAAAACACCTGGGTCACGGTGTCTCCGAAAATCAATATGAAAGCCAAACTGCCGGTCCTTCCTTCGGCCTTAATGCGCGCCGATGAGATCAAACATCCGGTCGGCACCGAGAAAGATATTGCACAGCTCGACCAGTTGCTGAACGGCGTTTCCCTGAAACCGGACGTCAGCATTGCGCTGCAACCGATTAGCCAGAAAGCCCGGGCGACCGCCCTGTGCATCGAAACGTGTGTCAAACGTAACTGGCGGCTTTCGATC